One genomic window of Aliiroseovarius sp. M344 includes the following:
- a CDS encoding rhomboid family intramembrane serine protease, translating to MFPIRDHNPSERTPYVTYGLIAINAIVFLLMLPLYGNEEALGRIYVEFGAVPMRLMSGDGILTVVTSMFLHGGFMHFAGNMLFLWIFGDNLEDVLGHVRFAVFYLLSGIGALAMQIIADTSSLVPMVGASGAIAGVMGGYLLLFPRARVDVLFIIIVIIKVIPFPAWLMLIIWFGLQVVNGALSLSQTGGGVAYWAHAGGFITGLLFVLPVWQRLGATAFWTRTHGHPDHPDAQYKFEKSGIPTVRRRKQ from the coding sequence ATGTTTCCTATTCGCGATCACAACCCATCCGAACGCACGCCCTATGTCACCTACGGGCTGATTGCGATAAACGCGATCGTTTTTCTTTTGATGTTGCCGCTTTATGGCAATGAAGAAGCGTTGGGCCGCATCTACGTGGAGTTTGGCGCCGTACCGATGCGGCTTATGAGCGGCGATGGCATCCTAACGGTGGTCACCTCAATGTTCCTGCATGGTGGCTTTATGCATTTCGCTGGCAACATGCTGTTTTTGTGGATCTTTGGTGACAACCTTGAAGATGTACTTGGTCATGTCCGGTTTGCCGTCTTTTATCTTCTGTCCGGTATCGGCGCTTTGGCGATGCAGATAATCGCAGACACCAGCAGCCTCGTCCCAATGGTCGGCGCATCAGGTGCGATCGCGGGCGTGATGGGCGGATACCTATTGTTGTTTCCGCGGGCGCGGGTCGACGTGCTTTTCATCATCATCGTGATCATCAAAGTGATCCCGTTCCCAGCTTGGCTCATGCTGATCATCTGGTTCGGATTGCAGGTCGTGAACGGAGCGCTGAGCCTGTCGCAAACAGGCGGCGGCGTGGCCTATTGGGCCCACGCGGGCGGCTTCATCACCGGTCTCCTGTTCGTGCTGCCAGTTTGGCAACGGCTTGGTGCAACGGCGTTTTGGACACGCACCCATGGGCATCCGGACCATCCGGATGCACAATATAAATTTGAGAAAAGTGGTATTCCGACCGTTCGCCGACGGAAGCAATAA
- the putA gene encoding bifunctional proline dehydrogenase/L-glutamate gamma-semialdehyde dehydrogenase PutA — MTDALRQKIDALAYAGEEQHIHALAKAAGLSNEDRARISASGADLVRAIRASSDPGMMEVFLAEYGLSTDEGIALMCLAEALLRVPDAETIDALIEDKIAPSDWGKHLGRSSSSLVNASTWALLVTGKVLEDREPGIAGALRGAVKRLGEPVIRTAVGRAMKEMGSQFVLGETIGSAMKRGSKMEAKGFTYSYDMLGEAALTDDDARRYQMSYAKAISEIAGACKSKDIRANPGISVKLSALFPRYERAQRDRVMETLVPRVSALAHLAKSAGMGFNIDAEEADRLQISLDVIEAVLSEKSLAGWDGFGVVVQAYGHRAGTVIDWLHALAERLDRKIMVRLVKGAYWDSEIKRAQVEGLPEFPVFTRKVATDVSYIANARNLLSRTDRIYPQFATHNAHTAAAILDIAKTSGVDARGYEFQRLHGMGERLHQIIMDGNGTRCRIYAPVGAHRDLLAYLVRRLLENGANSSFVNQIVDESVTPEEVAACPFDALDHPAPHVPTGPELYGDRKNSMGLDLTYEPHLDQIDAARDVFGKTEFTGAPLISAKPKGGKVVTVKNPANGNAVGKITWASAEDVTAALGAAKRWDADAARRADVLNRAADLYEDNLGIFFALLTREAGKTLPDCMGELREAVDFLRYYASRIPHLTREARGVFTCISPWNFPLAIFTGQIAGALAAGNGVLAKPAEQTGLIAHAAVKLMHEAGVPRDVLQLLPGDGATVGAALTSDARIGGVAFTGSTETALIIRRAMAKHMSPSAPLIAETGGLNAMIVDSTALPEQAVRDIVASSFQSAGQRCSALRCLYVQEDIADSLTEMLIGAMDELNPADPWQLSTDLGPVIDDEAYQGIRAYVDAARADKRLVHELTAPNSGYFIAPALIRVGGIKEMEREIFGPVLHIARYKADKLDSVIDAINATGYGLTFGLHTRIDDRVQHVVERIHAGNAYVNRNQIGAIVGSQPFGGEGLSGTGPKAGGPSYMDRFCDTGPAPMSATESAISILSKAELERAVASASKATMLGSERLPGPTGELNQLSIHPRAPFLCLGPGKVAAERQKADIEKLGGKAVLSPDLPAELISSVGGIGGAVFWGDNDISRTIAQALSARPGAILSLITGAITAEAVTYERHLCVDTTASGGNAELLMLSQAPDLAAE; from the coding sequence ATGACCGATGCTCTACGCCAAAAAATCGACGCACTCGCCTATGCTGGCGAAGAACAACATATCCATGCGCTGGCCAAAGCGGCTGGGCTGTCCAATGAGGACCGCGCCCGTATCTCGGCCAGTGGTGCCGATCTTGTGCGCGCGATCCGTGCCTCTTCCGATCCGGGCATGATGGAGGTCTTTCTGGCTGAATACGGCTTGTCGACGGACGAAGGCATTGCGCTGATGTGTCTGGCCGAAGCCCTTCTGCGTGTGCCGGATGCCGAAACCATTGACGCGTTGATTGAGGACAAGATCGCCCCCAGTGACTGGGGCAAGCACCTTGGGCGCTCGTCTTCTTCGCTGGTGAACGCGTCTACCTGGGCGTTGCTCGTGACTGGCAAGGTGCTGGAAGACCGCGAGCCCGGCATTGCGGGCGCGCTGCGTGGAGCCGTGAAGCGGTTGGGCGAACCCGTCATCCGGACCGCCGTCGGTCGTGCAATGAAGGAAATGGGCAGCCAGTTCGTGCTGGGCGAAACCATTGGGTCCGCGATGAAGCGCGGGTCGAAAATGGAGGCCAAAGGCTTCACCTATTCCTATGACATGCTGGGCGAAGCCGCGCTGACCGATGATGACGCGCGCCGTTATCAGATGTCCTATGCCAAGGCGATCTCTGAAATCGCTGGCGCCTGCAAATCCAAAGACATCCGGGCCAACCCCGGCATCTCGGTGAAGCTTTCCGCGCTTTTCCCCCGCTATGAGCGTGCCCAGCGCGACCGGGTGATGGAAACACTGGTGCCGCGCGTATCCGCACTTGCCCACTTGGCGAAATCCGCCGGGATGGGGTTCAACATCGATGCCGAAGAAGCCGATCGACTGCAAATCTCGCTCGATGTTATCGAAGCCGTACTCAGCGAAAAATCTTTGGCCGGGTGGGACGGATTTGGCGTTGTCGTGCAGGCCTATGGCCACCGCGCTGGCACGGTCATTGACTGGCTGCATGCCTTGGCTGAGCGGCTGGACCGCAAGATCATGGTGCGCTTGGTGAAAGGCGCCTATTGGGACAGCGAAATCAAACGTGCACAGGTCGAAGGCTTGCCGGAGTTCCCTGTCTTCACCCGCAAAGTGGCAACCGATGTCAGCTATATCGCCAACGCGCGCAACCTGCTGTCGCGGACTGATCGTATCTATCCACAATTTGCGACCCACAATGCGCATACGGCAGCCGCCATTCTGGACATCGCAAAGACGTCCGGCGTGGATGCCCGTGGCTATGAATTCCAACGCCTGCACGGGATGGGGGAACGTCTGCACCAGATCATCATGGATGGAAACGGCACGCGGTGCCGGATTTATGCGCCCGTTGGCGCACATCGCGACCTGCTAGCCTATCTGGTGCGTCGCCTGCTGGAAAACGGGGCAAACAGCTCGTTCGTGAACCAAATTGTCGATGAAAGCGTTACACCAGAGGAGGTTGCCGCCTGCCCGTTTGATGCGCTGGACCACCCGGCGCCGCATGTTCCGACTGGACCCGAACTTTATGGCGACCGCAAGAACTCGATGGGGTTGGATCTAACATACGAGCCGCATCTGGACCAAATTGATGCGGCGCGCGATGTTTTTGGCAAAACCGAATTTACCGGCGCGCCGCTGATCTCGGCGAAACCCAAGGGCGGCAAGGTCGTGACCGTCAAGAACCCCGCCAATGGCAACGCAGTTGGCAAGATTACATGGGCCAGCGCCGAAGACGTCACGGCAGCTCTTGGTGCCGCAAAACGCTGGGACGCAGACGCCGCGAGGCGCGCGGATGTGCTGAACCGCGCCGCTGATCTTTACGAAGACAACCTTGGTATCTTCTTTGCTCTGCTCACCCGCGAGGCTGGAAAGACCTTACCGGACTGCATGGGGGAACTGCGCGAAGCCGTGGATTTCCTGCGTTATTACGCGTCCCGCATTCCACATCTGACCCGCGAGGCGCGTGGCGTGTTTACTTGTATCTCGCCATGGAACTTTCCTTTGGCGATTTTCACCGGCCAGATTGCCGGCGCACTTGCGGCTGGAAACGGCGTGCTGGCCAAGCCTGCCGAACAGACGGGGCTTATCGCCCATGCTGCGGTGAAATTGATGCACGAGGCCGGTGTGCCGCGTGATGTTTTGCAACTTTTGCCGGGCGACGGTGCCACTGTCGGTGCCGCCCTCACGTCGGATGCACGGATTGGTGGCGTCGCCTTCACCGGGTCGACCGAGACGGCGCTGATCATTCGACGTGCGATGGCCAAACACATGTCGCCGTCAGCACCCTTGATCGCTGAGACCGGCGGACTGAACGCAATGATCGTCGACAGCACGGCGTTGCCCGAGCAAGCCGTGCGCGACATCGTCGCGTCGAGCTTTCAATCAGCCGGCCAGCGTTGTTCGGCCCTGCGCTGTCTTTACGTGCAAGAGGACATCGCCGACAGCCTGACTGAGATGCTGATCGGCGCGATGGACGAACTTAACCCCGCGGATCCTTGGCAATTGTCTACCGACCTTGGACCGGTGATTGATGACGAAGCTTACCAAGGCATTCGCGCCTATGTGGACGCCGCTCGGGCCGACAAGCGGTTGGTGCACGAATTAACTGCACCAAACAGCGGGTATTTCATCGCGCCTGCCCTGATCCGCGTCGGTGGCATCAAAGAGATGGAGCGCGAGATCTTTGGGCCGGTGCTGCACATCGCGCGGTACAAGGCAGACAAGCTGGACAGTGTGATCGATGCGATCAATGCGACGGGCTATGGTCTGACCTTCGGGCTGCACACGCGCATTGATGACCGCGTTCAACACGTGGTCGAACGCATTCATGCGGGTAACGCCTATGTCAACCGCAACCAGATCGGCGCGATTGTAGGATCGCAACCCTTTGGCGGAGAGGGATTATCTGGCACCGGCCCTAAGGCGGGCGGGCCATCTTATATGGATCGTTTCTGCGACACGGGACCCGCGCCAATGTCCGCTACGGAGAGCGCGATTTCGATACTCAGCAAAGCAGAACTCGAACGCGCGGTCGCGTCAGCTTCCAAAGCGACAATGCTTGGCTCGGAGCGCTTGCCCGGCCCCACAGGTGAACTGAACCAACTGTCCATCCACCCGCGGGCACCGTTCTTGTGTCTTGGGCCAGGCAAGGTCGCAGCCGAACGGCAGAAGGCCGACATTGAAAAATTGGGCGGAAAAGCGGTTTTGTCGCCCGATCTGCCAGCCGAGCTGATTTCATCTGTCGGTGGAATAGGCGGCGCGGTCTTTTGGGGCGACAACGACATCTCCCGCACCATCGCGCAGGCGCTTTCTGCGCGTCCGGGAGCGATCCTGTCTTTGATCACCGGCGCGATCACCGCAGAGGCTGTCACCTATGAACGCCACCTTTGCGTGGACACCACGGCATCGGGTGGCAATGCGGAACTTTTGATGCTGTCGCAAGCGCCTGATCTTGCCGCTGAATAA
- a CDS encoding Lrp/AsnC family transcriptional regulator: MKEEKQVDLDRFDRKILDVLSGDGRISITDLAQRIGLSKSPTQARVRRLEAEGVITGYRADVDPIRLGRDHVAFVEVKLSDTREAALTAFNKHVARIPEVEECHLLAAHFDYLLKVRTQDMRDFRRVLGEAISTLPHLAQSSTHVVMQAIKDDGPTIVT, encoded by the coding sequence ATGAAGGAAGAAAAGCAAGTCGACCTTGACCGGTTTGATCGAAAGATTCTGGATGTCTTGTCTGGCGATGGGCGTATCTCGATTACTGATCTGGCACAGCGGATTGGGTTGTCGAAATCACCGACCCAAGCGCGGGTCCGCAGGTTAGAGGCAGAAGGCGTCATCACCGGCTACCGCGCCGATGTTGATCCGATCCGGCTGGGGCGTGATCACGTGGCCTTTGTCGAGGTGAAGCTGTCTGACACTCGCGAGGCTGCTCTGACTGCTTTCAACAAACATGTCGCGCGCATCCCTGAAGTCGAAGAATGCCATTTGCTCGCGGCTCATTTCGATTACTTGTTGAAGGTGCGCACGCAAGACATGCGTGATTTTCGACGCGTGCTGGGCGAGGCGATTTCGACTTTGCCGCATCTGGCTCAAAGCTCGACCCATGTGGTGATGCAGGCCATCAAAGATGACGGACCCACCATCGTGACCTGA
- a CDS encoding CBU_0592 family membrane protein, translated as MSHFSSLDGWEMVGLLGAAIYCTTYMLIAFDILTSKATCYYALQFSAASFVALSLTVHFNVAALTIQVFFLVVSIIGFANHMKGQSASSAKNSKAV; from the coding sequence ATGAGTCATTTTAGCTCATTAGATGGTTGGGAAATGGTCGGATTGCTGGGGGCAGCGATCTATTGCACGACCTACATGTTGATCGCGTTCGACATACTGACCAGCAAGGCAACGTGCTATTACGCGTTGCAGTTTTCGGCAGCCAGTTTTGTGGCGTTGAGCCTGACGGTTCATTTCAACGTCGCTGCGCTAACCATCCAGGTATTTTTCCTGGTGGTATCGATCATAGGTTTCGCAAACCACATGAAGGGGCAGTCCGCTTCGTCTGCAAAAAACAGCAAAGCGGTTTGA
- the ychF gene encoding redox-regulated ATPase YchF — protein MGFKMGIVGLPNVGKSTLFNALTKTAAAQAANFPFCTIEPNVGEVNVPDDRLDKLAAIAGSKEIIPTRMTFVDIAGLVKGASKGEGLGNQFLANIREVDAIAHVLRCFDDGDVTHVEGRVNPVEDAEVIETELMLADLESIEKRLQNIVRKVRGGDKEAVQQERLMRAAQEALEAGRPARTVDVDDEDRKAWDMLQLLTTKKILYVCNVDESDAATGNAYSEAVEKMAAEQGAASVVISAKIEEEISQLDADDMEMFLEELGLKEAGLDRLIRAGYELLHLETYFTVGPKEARAWTIREGTRAPQAAGVIHGDFERGFIRAETIAYADYIALNGEAGAKEAGKMRAEGKTYQVKDGDVLHFLFNA, from the coding sequence ATGGGTTTCAAAATGGGTATCGTTGGTCTGCCGAATGTCGGTAAATCAACCCTTTTCAACGCACTGACCAAAACGGCCGCAGCGCAGGCGGCGAACTTTCCGTTCTGCACCATCGAACCCAATGTGGGCGAGGTGAACGTACCGGATGACCGGCTGGACAAATTGGCCGCCATCGCCGGGTCAAAAGAGATCATTCCGACCCGAATGACCTTTGTCGACATCGCCGGTCTGGTTAAGGGCGCGTCCAAAGGCGAAGGGTTGGGCAACCAGTTTCTGGCCAACATTCGCGAAGTTGATGCCATTGCCCATGTGCTGCGCTGCTTTGACGACGGTGACGTGACCCATGTCGAAGGCCGCGTGAACCCGGTTGAAGACGCCGAAGTCATCGAAACCGAATTGATGCTGGCCGATCTGGAAAGCATCGAAAAGCGCCTGCAAAACATCGTGCGCAAAGTGCGTGGGGGCGACAAGGAAGCCGTGCAGCAAGAACGTCTGATGCGGGCCGCCCAAGAGGCGCTGGAAGCGGGCCGCCCTGCCCGCACTGTCGATGTGGACGACGAAGACCGTAAAGCATGGGACATGTTGCAGCTTCTGACTACCAAGAAGATCCTGTATGTCTGCAACGTTGATGAAAGCGACGCCGCCACCGGCAACGCCTATTCGGAAGCCGTCGAAAAGATGGCTGCTGAACAAGGTGCGGCCTCGGTCGTCATTTCCGCCAAGATCGAAGAAGAGATCAGCCAGCTTGACGCTGATGACATGGAAATGTTTTTGGAAGAACTGGGCCTGAAAGAAGCGGGTCTGGATCGCCTGATCCGCGCAGGATACGAGCTTTTGCATCTGGAAACCTATTTCACCGTCGGCCCGAAAGAGGCCCGCGCCTGGACGATCCGCGAGGGCACACGGGCACCGCAGGCGGCAGGCGTCATCCACGGCGATTTCGAACGCGGCTTCATCCGGGCAGAAACCATCGCCTATGCGGACTACATCGCTTTGAATGGCGAAGCTGGCGCCAAGGAAGCGGGAAAAATGCGCGCCGAAGGTAAAACCTATCAGGTGAAAGACGGCGACGTTCTGCATTTCCTGTTCAACGCCTGA
- a CDS encoding VOC family protein, protein MQPIPYVFFKSGCRDAVSRYGEIFGSDPEIMSFKDMPEEDRKQMPGVPDDAVMHAGVAIGDGMLFASDDPSGETPEMAGCNVCISLPDEAETKRVFNALAEGGDVRMPLSPMFWTPLFGTLTDKFGIRWMIMADSDYQ, encoded by the coding sequence ATGCAACCTATTCCTTACGTGTTTTTTAAGAGCGGCTGTCGCGATGCCGTTTCACGCTATGGCGAGATATTTGGCAGCGACCCCGAGATCATGTCGTTCAAGGACATGCCGGAAGAAGATCGCAAACAGATGCCCGGCGTGCCCGACGATGCGGTGATGCATGCCGGCGTGGCAATTGGGGACGGGATGCTTTTTGCCAGCGATGACCCAAGCGGCGAGACACCAGAGATGGCGGGGTGCAATGTCTGCATCTCCTTACCGGACGAGGCCGAAACCAAGCGGGTCTTTAACGCTTTGGCCGAGGGTGGCGATGTTCGCATGCCACTCAGCCCGATGTTCTGGACTCCATTGTTCGGAACGCTGACCGACAAGTTCGGCATCCGCTGGATGATTATGGCGGACAGCGACTATCAGTGA
- the trpA gene encoding tryptophan synthase subunit alpha, protein MSRIDAKFAALAATGQKAFVSYIMGGDPDMATSLEVMKGLPAAGVDIIELGVPFTDPMADGPTIQLAGQRALEAGMTLQKTLEMAAEFRKGDDTTPIVLMGYYNPIYNRGVDKFLADAKAAGVDGLIVVDLPPEEDDELCIPANKAGLNFIRLATPTTDNKRLPKVLQNTSGFVYYVSVTGVTGSSEAQAANVGPEVARIKAATDIPVIVGFGVNTPEKAEAIASIADGTVVGSAIVAKIGAGESVEDVLAFVKTLADGAHRG, encoded by the coding sequence ATGAGCCGGATTGATGCGAAATTTGCTGCTTTGGCCGCGACAGGTCAGAAAGCGTTTGTGAGCTATATCATGGGCGGTGATCCCGACATGGCGACATCGCTTGAGGTGATGAAAGGATTGCCAGCGGCGGGTGTCGATATCATCGAGTTGGGCGTGCCTTTTACCGATCCGATGGCGGACGGCCCGACCATCCAGTTGGCCGGACAGCGCGCGCTTGAAGCCGGGATGACCCTGCAAAAGACGCTTGAAATGGCCGCCGAGTTTCGCAAGGGCGATGACACGACGCCAATTGTGCTGATGGGGTATTACAACCCGATCTACAATCGGGGTGTGGACAAGTTTCTGGCGGATGCAAAAGCTGCGGGCGTGGATGGCCTGATCGTTGTCGATCTGCCACCGGAAGAGGATGACGAATTGTGCATTCCCGCGAATAAAGCTGGGCTGAACTTTATTCGGCTGGCGACCCCAACCACTGACAACAAACGGTTGCCGAAGGTTCTGCAAAACACTTCTGGGTTTGTCTATTACGTCTCAGTTACCGGCGTGACCGGTTCGTCCGAAGCGCAGGCGGCAAATGTCGGGCCCGAGGTCGCGCGGATCAAGGCAGCGACAGATATTCCTGTGATTGTCGGCTTTGGTGTGAACACACCAGAAAAGGCCGAGGCGATCGCTTCTATTGCAGACGGCACCGTTGTGGGCAGCGCTATTGTTGCAAAAATCGGGGCGGGTGAGTCTGTTGAGGACGTCCTCGCCTTCGTGAAAACGCTGGCCGACGGAGCGCATCGGGGCTGA
- a CDS encoding NAD(P)/FAD-dependent oxidoreductase, translating into MSCTPMHDTYDVIIIGGAMMGSSVAWWLANDPAFQGRILVVERDATFAQSSTAHTNSCIRQQFSEALNVRISQFTVEFIRNLRANMGGDPRVDDLEIQDFGYLYLADTEEKAAALRAAQAVQHSLGAGTRILSRDEIAQAFPFYDLDDITLGSHGTRDEGYWDGGALFDWFRRKAVAAGVEYVDAEVSGIETAGSQVSSVMLASGQNLSCGHLVNAAGPRASHVAQMAGLTIPVEPRKRFTWVVKAVRPLDRVLPLTIDPSGVHFRQDGPETYMIGAAADPDLAVDPDDFNMDHGRWENHVWPIVATRIPQFEALKIVTEWVGHYAYNTLDQNAILGSHGEIGNFYFINGFSGHGLQQAPAMGRGLAELITTGGFQTMHLSPFGYDRIAAGRPFGERAVI; encoded by the coding sequence ATGTCCTGCACCCCGATGCATGACACCTATGACGTCATCATCATCGGCGGCGCGATGATGGGCTCTTCCGTTGCGTGGTGGCTTGCCAATGATCCCGCCTTTCAGGGCCGTATATTGGTGGTCGAACGCGACGCCACATTTGCCCAAAGTTCGACTGCGCACACCAATTCCTGCATTCGGCAACAGTTCAGCGAGGCGCTGAACGTGCGCATCTCGCAATTCACAGTCGAATTCATCAGAAATTTACGCGCGAACATGGGCGGTGATCCGCGTGTCGATGATCTGGAGATTCAAGACTTCGGCTATCTTTACCTGGCCGATACGGAAGAAAAGGCCGCGGCGCTGCGCGCAGCGCAAGCCGTCCAACACAGCCTTGGGGCCGGCACCCGCATCTTGTCGAGAGATGAAATTGCGCAGGCCTTTCCGTTCTACGATCTGGACGACATCACCCTAGGCAGTCACGGCACACGTGACGAAGGGTATTGGGATGGCGGAGCACTATTTGACTGGTTCCGGCGCAAAGCTGTGGCGGCAGGTGTCGAATATGTGGATGCCGAGGTTTCCGGGATCGAAACCGCTGGCTCGCAGGTTTCATCGGTGATGCTCGCCTCTGGACAGAACCTGTCCTGCGGACATCTGGTCAACGCCGCAGGTCCGCGCGCCAGTCACGTTGCACAGATGGCCGGGCTGACCATCCCGGTTGAGCCGCGCAAGCGCTTCACTTGGGTCGTCAAAGCCGTACGGCCCCTTGATCGCGTCCTGCCCTTAACGATTGACCCGTCTGGAGTGCACTTCCGTCAAGATGGCCCGGAAACATATATGATAGGTGCGGCTGCCGACCCGGACCTAGCGGTTGACCCGGATGATTTCAATATGGACCACGGTCGGTGGGAAAACCATGTCTGGCCAATTGTCGCGACACGCATTCCGCAATTCGAGGCGCTGAAGATCGTGACCGAATGGGTGGGGCATTACGCCTATAATACACTCGATCAGAACGCGATCCTTGGCTCGCATGGCGAGATCGGAAACTTCTATTTTATCAATGGGTTCTCTGGCCACGGGCTGCAACAAGCCCCCGCGATGGGGCGCGGCCTGGCCGAATTGATCACGACCGGCGGCTTCCAGACCATGCACCTGAGCCCGTTTGGTTATGACCGGATCGCAGCTGGTCGTCCCTTTGGCGAACGCGCGGTGATCTGA
- a CDS encoding DUF2478 domain-containing protein yields MKLAYVIAPGRGKTNLLLAGIAEALAQRGLTLCGTVQLDTERAEDHHCDMDVLVLPDGPKIRISQFLGANARGCKLNPEALETAVGQTEERLKAGADLLIVNKFGKQEAEGRGFREAVGEALARDIPAIIGVSEGSRQAFMDFVGDAEQLDPEHEAVMAWALNATP; encoded by the coding sequence ATGAAGCTCGCATATGTCATTGCGCCCGGACGGGGCAAAACGAACCTGTTGCTGGCAGGAATTGCAGAGGCGCTGGCACAGCGCGGGCTGACGCTGTGCGGCACCGTGCAACTGGACACCGAACGGGCCGAGGACCACCATTGTGACATGGATGTATTGGTGCTGCCAGACGGGCCAAAGATCCGCATCAGCCAGTTTCTGGGCGCGAATGCCCGCGGTTGCAAACTAAACCCCGAAGCGTTGGAAACCGCCGTTGGGCAAACCGAAGAGCGTTTGAAAGCAGGCGCTGATCTTCTGATCGTCAACAAATTTGGCAAGCAAGAGGCCGAAGGCCGGGGCTTTCGCGAAGCCGTGGGCGAAGCGCTGGCCCGCGACATCCCTGCCATTATTGGCGTCTCGGAAGGGTCACGTCAGGCCTTCATGGATTTTGTTGGGGACGCGGAGCAATTGGACCCGGAACATGAAGCCGTCATGGCTTGGGCGCTGAATGCGACGCCCTAA
- a CDS encoding urea carboxylase-associated family protein, protein MKLQNPTHSAPVDAAQRRAVAPVICYPVDDLPAPDLDLYQAARETATKIDEVVVPPRDAKVFQVPAGHFFRITSVEGPQVGDLNLWNLKDLAERFYSGKTRALHGTHLSVSDRIWSSFPNMRPMATVTCDTLDWYGFDEFGGSVHDVIGTRCDPYTHNLLAGGQYHHCCHSNLTRALADHLGCSTDEAEPHIHDVLNVFMCTGFTRDTGQYFMKASPVRPGDYLEFFAEIDLLGALSACPGGDCSTNHSSDAALCHPLLVETFAPDRKALGDWRSPPVNGYSGDHGR, encoded by the coding sequence ATGAAACTACAAAATCCAACCCACTCGGCACCAGTCGATGCAGCGCAACGCCGCGCCGTCGCGCCGGTGATTTGCTATCCTGTCGATGATCTGCCTGCGCCCGACCTCGATCTGTATCAGGCCGCGCGTGAGACGGCGACAAAGATCGACGAAGTGGTGGTGCCGCCTCGGGATGCAAAGGTGTTTCAAGTGCCTGCGGGTCACTTTTTTCGAATCACGTCCGTCGAAGGGCCACAGGTAGGGGACCTGAACTTGTGGAACCTGAAAGATCTGGCCGAAAGGTTCTATTCAGGCAAGACGCGGGCCCTTCATGGCACACATTTGTCCGTTTCAGATCGGATTTGGTCAAGTTTTCCAAACATGCGGCCAATGGCAACTGTCACCTGTGACACGCTCGACTGGTATGGATTCGACGAATTTGGCGGCTCTGTCCATGATGTGATTGGCACGCGGTGCGACCCCTATACCCATAATCTTTTGGCGGGCGGACAGTATCACCATTGCTGCCATTCCAACCTGACCCGCGCGCTTGCCGATCATCTAGGGTGTTCAACCGATGAGGCAGAGCCGCATATCCACGATGTTTTGAACGTCTTCATGTGTACCGGCTTTACCCGTGACACCGGTCAATACTTCATGAAAGCCAGCCCTGTGCGCCCCGGCGATTATCTTGAGTTTTTTGCCGAGATCGATCTCTTGGGCGCGTTAAGCGCTTGCCCGGGCGGTGATTGCTCGACCAATCACAGCTCGGACGCGGCGCTGTGCCATCCGTTGCTGGTGGAGACATTTGCCCCAGATAGGAAAGCCTTGGGTGACTGGCGTTCGCCGCCGGTGAATGGGTATTCAGGTGACCATGGGCGGTGA